One window of the Candidatus Omnitrophota bacterium genome contains the following:
- a CDS encoding family 16 glycosylhydrolase: protein MRSATAPVLLFCLLFLPAAEAASGKTVPPKLDGWYLVWHDEFDGDKVDPVKWRVEDAALVKNKELEYYSPGNVYVKDGKLILKSEKKERGGRPYTSGLVETKGRYSFEYGRVEVRAKLPGTKGMWPAHWMMPAKGGWPPEIDIMELVGSKPNVIHMTNHYGEFPRNRYDSKVFTGPDYTKDFHVFALEWEEGELRWYIDGVRHFSVTRNVPRGPFYIILNTAVGGTMPSNPDETTVFPQYHEIDYVRVYMKEIPGTYFLMTSAVNGKIAVEPRLPRYNKGDKVSVAAVPAIGYKFDGWGGDVGLGRDNPAIVLMNRHKTITANFTPDPNAPKLLSRGKKAFASTAEGPELSAGNAVDGDMGTRWSSEFFDPQWIYIDLGKPRAIEAVRLEWENASARAFKLQVSDDAKSWRTVYSTDNGAGGTEEMTGLDVTGRYVRIYGSERRSKYGYSLWEFEVFGKEPPSIM from the coding sequence ATGAGATCAGCTACCGCGCCGGTATTATTATTCTGTCTGTTATTCCTGCCCGCGGCCGAAGCCGCCTCCGGCAAGACGGTCCCCCCTAAACTCGACGGATGGTACCTGGTCTGGCACGACGAGTTCGACGGCGACAAGGTCGACCCTGTAAAATGGAGGGTTGAAGACGCCGCGCTCGTGAAGAACAAAGAACTGGAATACTATTCTCCGGGGAACGTCTATGTAAAAGACGGAAAGCTTATTTTAAAGAGCGAGAAGAAAGAGCGGGGAGGCCGGCCCTACACCTCGGGGCTTGTCGAGACGAAAGGCAGGTACTCTTTTGAATACGGCCGTGTCGAGGTCCGCGCCAAGCTCCCCGGCACAAAGGGCATGTGGCCTGCCCATTGGATGATGCCGGCGAAGGGCGGGTGGCCCCCGGAGATAGATATAATGGAACTCGTGGGGAGCAAGCCCAACGTGATACACATGACAAACCACTACGGCGAATTCCCGCGCAACCGTTATGACTCAAAGGTCTTCACCGGCCCCGATTACACGAAAGATTTCCACGTCTTCGCGCTTGAATGGGAGGAGGGGGAGCTTCGCTGGTATATAGACGGCGTCCGGCATTTTTCCGTCACGAGGAACGTCCCGCGCGGACCTTTTTATATAATACTCAATACCGCGGTAGGGGGGACGATGCCGAGCAACCCGGACGAGACGACGGTCTTCCCGCAGTATCATGAGATCGACTATGTCCGCGTATACATGAAGGAAATACCCGGGACATATTTTCTTATGACATCTGCCGTGAACGGGAAGATAGCGGTCGAGCCCAGACTTCCGAGATATAACAAGGGCGATAAGGTCAGCGTGGCCGCCGTCCCAGCGATAGGGTATAAATTCGATGGCTGGGGCGGAGACGTCGGTCTCGGCAGAGATAACCCCGCCATCGTCCTGATGAACAGGCACAAGACGATAACCGCGAATTTCACGCCCGACCCCAACGCGCCGAAACTCCTTTCGCGCGGCAAGAAAGCGTTTGCCTCGACCGCCGAAGGCCCCGAACTGTCGGCCGGGAATGCCGTCGACGGGGATATGGGCACACGCTGGTCGTCGGAGTTCTTCGACCCACAGTGGATATATATAGACCTCGGCAAGCCCCGCGCGATAGAAGCGGTCCGGCTCGAATGGGAGAACGCGTCAGCGAGGGCGTTCAAACTCCAGGTCTCTGACGACGCCAAGAGCTGGAGGACCGTCTACTCGACCGATAACGGGGCAGGGGGGACGGAGGAGATGACCGGCCTGGACGTTACCGGCAGGTATGTGCGCATCTACGGCTCTGAGCGCAGGTCAAAGTACGGCTATTCGCTCTGGGAGTTCGAGGTCTTCGGCAAAGAGCCGCCTTCCATCATGTAA
- a CDS encoding efflux RND transporter periplasmic adaptor subunit translates to MKKHLKRGIVLLVVIVLFAAAAFYIMPRKAPKGVFQTTGILEATEVNLAPKISERVKEVRFHEGDHVKDGDVVVMLDDRKEKAQFEQAQADLEVAKANALNADANIEKAKVKIEDTERDLGRYGKLLEKKLVAQNDVDKAKTAYDTAVADLNGMVAQKILAEATIKQSEAALKVAKTNLDDTVIYSTLSGMVVLRAFEPGEMASNGATILTIIDLSDVWVRVDVEETAVSKIKLGDAAKVKVDSLPGREFKGRVTEINSEGEFATQRDVKRGRQDIKTFRVKVKIDEPEGLLKQGMTATATFGG, encoded by the coding sequence ATGAAAAAACATTTAAAGAGGGGCATCGTTTTACTGGTAGTCATCGTTTTATTTGCGGCGGCGGCCTTCTATATAATGCCGCGGAAGGCGCCGAAGGGCGTCTTCCAGACGACCGGCATCCTCGAGGCGACCGAGGTCAACCTGGCTCCCAAGATATCGGAGCGCGTAAAGGAAGTCCGGTTCCATGAAGGCGATCATGTAAAGGACGGGGATGTCGTGGTTATGCTCGATGACCGGAAAGAAAAAGCCCAGTTCGAGCAGGCCCAGGCCGACCTTGAGGTGGCGAAGGCGAACGCGCTCAACGCGGATGCCAACATAGAAAAGGCCAAGGTGAAGATAGAGGATACCGAGCGGGACCTCGGCAGGTACGGCAAACTTCTCGAGAAGAAACTTGTGGCGCAGAACGATGTCGACAAGGCGAAAACCGCGTACGATACGGCGGTCGCGGACTTAAACGGGATGGTTGCCCAGAAAATACTCGCTGAGGCGACCATAAAACAATCCGAGGCCGCCTTGAAAGTCGCCAAGACTAACCTGGACGATACGGTGATATATTCCACTTTATCCGGGATGGTGGTTTTGAGGGCATTTGAGCCGGGAGAGATGGCTTCGAACGGCGCGACGATCCTGACCATTATCGACCTGTCGGATGTATGGGTGCGCGTAGACGTGGAAGAGACCGCCGTCTCGAAGATAAAACTAGGCGATGCCGCGAAGGTCAAGGTAGATTCGCTCCCCGGCCGCGAGTTTAAGGGGCGTGTCACCGAAATAAACAGCGAAGGCGAGTTCGCGACCCAGCGTGACGTGAAAAGAGGCAGGCAGGACATAAAGACTTTCAGGGTAAAGGTCAAAATAGACGAGCCGGAAGGGCTGTTGAAGCAGGGCATGACTGCTACGGCCACCTTCGGGGGATAA
- a CDS encoding ABC transporter permease, translated as MRALAVTERDLKRFIRNPFVIVASIFMPLMYLVIMGSSFQGELKHLPVLLVDQDNGPYARRVVELLQALEDGPHTLEITRENDQKKAVDMVRDGFYKGVIIIPPDFSKNVVKNVDPQVGLLLDNTDSISAGSISGVVSRAMVYLKSDYLAVRPDRSRPQLRSIELYKKIDYDASLVPGIIVMAIFMGTTFTGAFSLVMDKFLGIHESYLSTPLTRFDLVAGTIMSGVLITTIMSIIVMIGGLLITGIKLAGGISTVMLLLVTMVITALGLLSMIFTVLGRADHPRIVGVLVGFLNVIFYFPSGAVYPIESLPNWLRAFAKVNPEAYAVHAFKELILKGSGFTAVRGDLIFLMAFIVVMLFLATLTFKRTM; from the coding sequence ATGAGAGCGCTGGCTGTGACCGAAAGGGACCTCAAGAGGTTCATACGCAACCCGTTCGTAATAGTAGCGAGCATATTCATGCCTCTTATGTACCTTGTCATAATGGGCAGTTCATTCCAGGGCGAACTCAAGCACCTTCCGGTCCTTCTGGTCGACCAGGATAACGGCCCTTACGCCAGGCGCGTGGTCGAATTGCTGCAGGCGCTCGAGGACGGCCCCCACACTCTCGAGATCACGAGGGAGAACGACCAAAAGAAGGCGGTCGATATGGTAAGGGACGGTTTCTATAAAGGGGTCATAATAATACCGCCGGATTTCAGCAAAAATGTCGTCAAGAACGTGGATCCGCAGGTCGGGCTTCTTCTGGATAACACCGATTCGATATCCGCGGGAAGTATTTCAGGCGTGGTCTCGAGGGCGATGGTTTACCTCAAGTCCGATTATTTGGCGGTCCGCCCGGACAGGTCGAGGCCGCAATTGCGCTCGATAGAGCTCTATAAGAAGATAGACTACGACGCTTCGCTGGTACCGGGCATAATAGTCATGGCGATATTCATGGGAACGACGTTCACCGGGGCATTCAGCCTCGTCATGGATAAGTTCCTCGGCATACACGAAAGTTACCTGTCGACGCCGCTAACGCGGTTCGACCTCGTCGCCGGCACGATAATGAGCGGAGTGCTTATCACGACGATAATGTCGATAATAGTCATGATAGGCGGCCTTTTGATAACCGGGATAAAGCTTGCGGGAGGCATAAGCACTGTCATGCTCCTGCTGGTCACGATGGTGATCACCGCCCTCGGGCTGTTGAGCATGATATTCACGGTCCTGGGACGGGCGGACCATCCGAGGATAGTCGGCGTGCTGGTCGGTTTCCTGAACGTAATATTCTATTTTCCGAGCGGAGCGGTCTATCCGATAGAGAGCCTGCCCAACTGGTTAAGGGCTTTCGCGAAAGTCAATCCCGAGGCATACGCGGTCCACGCTTTTAAGGAACTCATTCTTAAGGGCTCCGGTTTCACGGCGGTCCGGGGCGACCTTATCTTCCTCATGGCATTTATCGTGGTTATGTTATTTTTAGCGACGCTGACATTTAAAAGGACGATGTGA
- a CDS encoding ATP-binding cassette domain-containing protein encodes MAYAAEVKNIVKKFPSVTAVDDVSFSVEEGEIFGFLGPNGAGKTTLIRILTCLMKPTSGQANIRGIDVVKQPSLVRRNIGVVSQALTSDLDLTAYENLNIYGKYFDVPKKERKQSIDYLLGKVDLKDRAKELVATYSGGMRRRLEIARGLIHKPYILFLDEPTIGLDPQSRRVIWELLQKIRKETGLTIFITTHYMDEADILCDRIGIIDYGKIVALDSPANLKRSIGGFDIIEVSLSNFSPAVMEQLKAMKFIREISEKDEMLRISVDDAAKSMSVLIDEFKKMGTTILYLAIHEQSLEDVFIHYTGKTIREAEVQKVNFFIGAGAPRKMPGARI; translated from the coding sequence ATGGCATACGCGGCGGAAGTAAAAAATATAGTCAAAAAATTCCCGTCGGTCACGGCGGTAGACGATGTCAGCTTCTCCGTCGAAGAGGGCGAGATATTCGGTTTCCTCGGCCCAAACGGCGCCGGCAAGACGACCCTGATAAGGATACTTACCTGCCTGATGAAGCCGACATCGGGCCAGGCGAATATAAGGGGCATCGATGTCGTCAAGCAGCCGTCGCTCGTGAGGCGCAATATCGGCGTCGTCTCGCAGGCGCTTACCAGCGACCTCGACCTGACGGCTTATGAGAACCTGAATATCTACGGGAAATATTTCGATGTGCCGAAGAAAGAGCGCAAACAGAGCATAGATTACCTGCTCGGCAAGGTCGACTTGAAGGACAGGGCTAAGGAGCTCGTCGCGACATATTCCGGAGGCATGAGGCGGCGCCTCGAGATAGCGCGCGGGCTCATACACAAGCCGTATATCCTGTTCCTCGATGAGCCGACGATCGGGCTCGACCCGCAGTCGCGCCGCGTGATATGGGAACTGCTTCAGAAGATACGCAAGGAGACGGGGCTTACGATATTCATCACGACCCATTACATGGACGAGGCCGATATCCTCTGCGACAGGATAGGGATAATCGATTACGGCAAGATCGTGGCCCTGGACTCGCCGGCCAACCTCAAACGGAGCATAGGCGGTTTCGATATAATCGAGGTATCGCTCAGCAACTTCTCGCCTGCCGTCATGGAACAATTGAAGGCGATGAAATTCATCAGGGAGATCTCCGAAAAAGACGAGATGCTCAGGATTTCGGTCGATGACGCGGCAAAATCGATGTCGGTCCTGATCGATGAATTCAAGAAGATGGGCACCACGATCCTCTACCTGGCCATACACGAGCAGTCCCTGGAAGACGTATTTATCCATTATACGGGCAAGACGATAAGGGAGGCCGAGGTCCAAAAGGTGAACTTCTTTATAGGGGCGGGGGCCCCGAGGAAAATGCCGGGAGCCAGGATATGA
- a CDS encoding TetR/AcrR family transcriptional regulator: protein MANVTAVHTDTRQKIINATLLVTAKNGFDRATTEEISRTAGVSEGIIYHYFRSKQELYANMIKERAGNYREALAKEVAGIGTPKKKLDRLIDFHFEHFTGKKSIFRGTLDRTNDAPVIKEYLFRIAIAPYSRMIAGIIGEGIKAGEFEDVDPQVAALNLLGMMQLPAIVMHFGHAEFTVRDAVDNVKKIFFGGILK, encoded by the coding sequence ATGGCAAACGTAACGGCTGTACATACCGATACAAGGCAGAAGATCATAAACGCGACCTTGCTTGTTACCGCCAAAAACGGTTTCGACAGGGCGACGACCGAGGAGATATCCCGCACCGCAGGCGTCTCCGAAGGCATAATTTACCATTATTTCAGGAGCAAGCAGGAGCTTTACGCAAACATGATAAAGGAGAGGGCCGGTAATTACAGGGAGGCCCTCGCTAAAGAGGTTGCCGGGATAGGGACCCCGAAGAAGAAACTCGACCGCCTCATAGATTTCCATTTCGAGCATTTCACCGGCAAGAAGAGCATATTCCGCGGCACCCTGGACAGGACAAACGATGCCCCGGTAATAAAAGAGTATCTCTTCAGGATCGCGATAGCTCCCTACAGCCGGATGATCGCGGGGATAATCGGCGAAGGCATCAAGGCGGGGGAGTTCGAGGACGTCGATCCGCAAGTCGCGGCATTGAACCTGCTTGGCATGATGCAGCTCCCGGCGATCGTGATGCATTTCGGCCATGCCGAATTTACCGTCCGGGACGCGGTGGATAACGTCAAAAAAATATTCTTCGGAGGAATTCTAAAATGA